A genomic segment from Segniliparus rotundus DSM 44985 encodes:
- a CDS encoding OsmC family protein, with product MATHEFQTRLEWSGSTAGDYREYSRSHTAANPPARAELRLSSAPEYVGDAGLLNPEQLLVTAASSCHMLSFLALANRKKIDVRAYQDDALGEMPSDEKPVRISRITLRPVITVAPGSDHALVVELAHRAHDVCFIANSLNSEVRVEPKVLEA from the coding sequence ATGGCCACGCACGAGTTCCAGACCAGGCTCGAATGGAGCGGTTCGACCGCAGGCGACTACCGGGAGTACTCGCGGTCCCACACGGCCGCCAACCCTCCTGCGCGCGCCGAACTGCGCCTGAGCTCCGCCCCGGAGTATGTGGGCGACGCCGGGTTGCTCAATCCGGAACAGCTTCTGGTCACAGCTGCGAGCTCGTGCCACATGCTCTCCTTCCTCGCGCTCGCGAACCGCAAGAAAATCGATGTGCGCGCCTACCAGGACGACGCGCTCGGCGAGATGCCGTCCGATGAGAAGCCGGTCCGGATCAGCCGGATCACGCTGCGGCCGGTCATCACCGTCGCGCCCGGCTCCGACCACGCGCTCGTGGTCGAGCTCGCGCATCGGGCGCACGACGTCTGTTTCATCGCGAACTCGCTGAATTCCGAGGTGCGCGTCGAGCCGAAGGTGCTGGAAGCCTAA
- the arc gene encoding proteasome ATPase encodes MSTSDRTEYDPFEDSGAGRGPGDQNDTGRPSGQSGTGEATDLRERIEGLTKRNAKLLDTLREARAQLVALREEVDRLGQPPGGYGVLLAVNEDKTLDVFTSGRKMRLAVSPNVDTALLRKGQTLRLNEALTVVAAELFEAVGEISSLREVLEDGHRALVVGHADEERVVWLADPLINKEDEDFRQLRPGDSLLVDTKAGYAFERIPKAEVEDLVLEEVPDVQYEDIGGLTRQIEQIRDAVELPFLHRDLFLEYSLRPPKGVLLYGPPGCGKTLIAKAVANSLAKKIAEAKGEDSREAKSYFLNIKGPELLNKFVGETERHIRLIFQRAREKASEGTPVIVFFDEMDSIFRTRGSGVSSDVETTVVPQLLAEIDGVEGLENVIVIGASNREDMIDPAILRPGRLDVKIKIERPDAEAAVDVFSKYLVPELPLNADDLAEFGGDRKACVDAMISRVVERMYAQNEDNRFLEVTYANGDKEIMYFKDFNSGAMIQNVVDRAKKSAIKSVLETGKPGLSVQHLFDAIVHEFAENEDLPNTTNPDDWARISGKKGERIVYIRTLISNKQGSSGRAIDTESNTGQYL; translated from the coding sequence ATGAGCACCTCGGATCGCACGGAATACGACCCCTTTGAGGACTCTGGCGCGGGCCGCGGCCCGGGCGACCAGAACGACACGGGGCGCCCGTCCGGGCAGTCGGGCACGGGCGAAGCCACTGATCTGCGCGAGCGGATCGAAGGGCTCACCAAGCGCAACGCCAAACTCCTCGACACCCTTCGAGAGGCGCGGGCGCAGCTTGTCGCCCTTCGGGAAGAGGTGGACCGGCTCGGCCAGCCCCCCGGCGGCTACGGCGTGCTGCTCGCCGTCAACGAGGACAAAACCTTGGACGTGTTCACCTCTGGCCGCAAGATGCGTCTTGCCGTTTCGCCCAACGTCGACACCGCCCTGTTGCGCAAGGGCCAGACATTGCGCCTGAACGAGGCGCTCACCGTGGTGGCCGCTGAGCTTTTCGAGGCCGTCGGGGAGATTTCCAGTTTGCGCGAAGTGCTCGAAGACGGGCATCGGGCGCTCGTCGTGGGCCACGCGGACGAGGAGCGGGTCGTCTGGCTCGCCGATCCGCTCATCAACAAAGAGGACGAGGACTTCCGCCAGCTTCGCCCAGGCGATTCGCTGCTCGTGGACACCAAAGCCGGATACGCGTTCGAGCGAATCCCGAAGGCCGAGGTCGAAGACCTCGTGCTCGAAGAGGTTCCCGACGTGCAATACGAGGACATCGGCGGCCTCACCCGCCAGATCGAGCAGATCCGCGACGCGGTCGAGCTGCCGTTCCTGCACCGCGACCTGTTCCTGGAGTACTCCTTGCGGCCGCCGAAGGGCGTGCTGCTCTACGGTCCGCCGGGCTGCGGCAAAACGTTGATCGCCAAGGCTGTCGCCAACTCGCTCGCGAAGAAGATCGCCGAGGCCAAAGGCGAGGACTCGCGCGAGGCGAAGTCCTACTTCTTGAACATCAAGGGGCCGGAGCTGCTGAACAAGTTTGTCGGCGAGACCGAGCGCCACATCCGGTTGATCTTCCAGCGCGCTCGGGAGAAAGCTTCCGAGGGCACACCGGTCATTGTCTTCTTCGACGAGATGGACTCGATCTTCCGCACCCGTGGCTCCGGCGTCTCCTCCGACGTCGAGACCACGGTCGTGCCGCAGTTGCTCGCCGAGATCGACGGGGTGGAAGGCTTGGAGAACGTCATCGTCATCGGCGCCTCCAACCGGGAGGACATGATCGACCCCGCCATTCTGCGCCCCGGCCGCCTCGATGTGAAGATCAAGATCGAGCGCCCGGACGCGGAGGCCGCCGTGGACGTGTTCTCGAAGTACCTCGTGCCGGAGCTGCCGCTCAACGCCGACGACCTCGCCGAGTTCGGCGGGGATCGCAAGGCCTGCGTCGACGCGATGATCAGCCGTGTCGTGGAGCGCATGTACGCGCAGAACGAGGACAACCGTTTCCTGGAGGTCACCTACGCCAACGGCGACAAGGAGATCATGTACTTCAAGGACTTCAACTCGGGCGCGATGATCCAAAACGTTGTGGACCGGGCGAAGAAGTCCGCGATCAAGTCCGTGCTGGAGACCGGCAAGCCCGGATTGTCCGTCCAGCACCTGTTCGACGCCATCGTGCACGAGTTCGCTGAGAACGAGGACCTGCCCAACACCACGAACCCGGACGACTGGGCTCGGATCTCAGGCAAGAAGGGCGAGCGGATCGTGTACATCCGCACGCTGATCTCGAACAAACAGGGCAGCTCCGGGCGGGCCATCGACACCGAGAGCAACACCGGCCAGTACCTCTGA
- a CDS encoding tRNA (adenine-N1)-methyltransferase, whose product MMGAVDQADKPSGPFREGERVQLTDAKARKYTVVLQAGKTYHTHHGAIACDDLIGSPEGSVAVAASGAEYLAFRPLLADYVLSMPRGAAVVYPKDAGQIVMEGDIFPGARVLEAGVGSGALTCSLLRAVGQSGEVISYEIREDHAQFAVQNVERFFGGRPANWSLAVADLVEFDPQRGGQVDRVVLDMLAAWETLDVVAKAIVPGGVLVVYVATTTQISTLVEALRAQGLWTEPRIWESLVREWQAVGLAVRPSHQMRGHTGFLVSARRLADGVVAPRPHRRGRQPNAAAPELG is encoded by the coding sequence ATGATGGGCGCCGTGGATCAAGCGGACAAACCTTCTGGCCCGTTTCGCGAGGGCGAACGTGTGCAGCTCACCGACGCGAAGGCGCGCAAATACACCGTGGTGTTGCAGGCTGGCAAGACGTATCACACCCACCATGGGGCCATCGCCTGTGACGACCTGATCGGCTCGCCCGAGGGCAGCGTCGCGGTCGCCGCCTCCGGGGCTGAATACCTGGCCTTTCGCCCGTTGCTGGCGGATTACGTGCTTTCGATGCCGCGCGGCGCGGCGGTCGTCTACCCGAAGGACGCCGGGCAGATCGTCATGGAAGGCGACATTTTCCCCGGAGCCAGAGTCCTTGAGGCGGGCGTCGGCTCCGGCGCGCTGACGTGCTCGCTGCTGCGCGCGGTCGGGCAGTCCGGCGAAGTGATCTCGTACGAGATCCGCGAAGACCACGCCCAATTCGCCGTGCAGAACGTGGAGCGCTTTTTCGGCGGGCGCCCGGCCAACTGGAGCCTCGCCGTGGCCGACCTCGTCGAGTTCGACCCGCAGCGCGGCGGCCAGGTGGACCGGGTGGTGCTCGACATGCTCGCGGCCTGGGAGACCCTGGACGTGGTCGCCAAAGCGATCGTCCCCGGCGGCGTGCTGGTGGTGTACGTGGCGACCACGACGCAGATTTCCACTCTGGTCGAGGCCTTGCGCGCGCAGGGCCTGTGGACAGAGCCGAGAATATGGGAGAGCCTGGTGCGGGAATGGCAGGCGGTGGGGCTCGCGGTGCGTCCGTCGCACCAAATGCGCGGCCACACGGGATTCCTCGTCAGCGCGAGGCGGTTGGCGGACGGGGTCGTCGCGCCGAGGCCGCATCGGCGGGGGCGGCAACCAAACGCCGCAGCGCCAGAACTAGGGTAA
- a CDS encoding RecB family exonuclease — translation MTKSAVGSLSGRRLALSPSRASDFRQCPLLYRLRAIDRIPQPPTLAMVRGTLVHAALEELLALPAESRTLDAAAELIAPSWQRVSGEMPEDHRLDLDEHGLSQLFEQSKTLLAMYFALEDPARVTPSACELRVEVDLEPDVPLRGFVDRVDELADGELRVVDYKTGRAPGGPYEAKALFQMKFYALALWKLRGVVPQELRLMYLGSGDTLTYEPDPGELDRFSRTLVAIWRAIQTAGRTGDFRPNPGPLCKWCEHQSRCPAFGNTPPEYPGWPDEDSDTGLVSELLAESELLER, via the coding sequence ATGACGAAATCAGCCGTCGGCTCCTTGTCCGGCAGACGACTGGCGCTCTCCCCCTCGCGGGCGAGCGACTTCCGCCAGTGCCCGCTGTTGTACCGGTTGCGGGCGATCGACCGCATCCCGCAACCGCCGACCTTGGCGATGGTCCGGGGAACGCTGGTCCACGCCGCGCTCGAAGAGCTCCTCGCGCTGCCCGCAGAGTCCCGGACATTGGACGCGGCGGCCGAACTCATCGCGCCGTCCTGGCAGCGCGTGTCGGGAGAAATGCCCGAAGACCACCGGCTCGACTTGGACGAGCACGGGCTCTCGCAACTGTTCGAGCAGTCGAAAACCTTGTTGGCGATGTACTTCGCGTTGGAGGACCCCGCCCGTGTCACGCCGAGCGCCTGCGAGCTTCGCGTCGAGGTCGACCTGGAGCCGGACGTGCCCCTGCGCGGTTTCGTCGACCGGGTGGACGAGCTCGCCGACGGCGAGCTGCGCGTGGTGGACTACAAGACCGGACGCGCTCCGGGCGGCCCGTACGAGGCCAAGGCGCTCTTTCAGATGAAGTTTTACGCCTTGGCGCTGTGGAAGCTGCGCGGCGTTGTGCCGCAAGAGCTGCGCCTGATGTACCTGGGGTCCGGGGACACCCTCACCTATGAGCCGGACCCCGGCGAACTCGACCGGTTCAGCCGCACCTTGGTCGCCATCTGGCGGGCGATTCAGACGGCCGGTCGAACCGGTGACTTCCGGCCCAATCCAGGCCCGTTGTGCAAGTGGTGCGAGCACCAGAGCCGATGCCCGGCGTTCGGCAACACCCCGCCGGAGTACCCCGGTTGGCCCGACGAAGACTCCGACACGGGCCTCGTGTCAGAGCTGTTGGCGGAGTCAGAGCTGTTGGAGCGCTGA
- the map gene encoding type I methionyl aminopeptidase, which produces MTTAARKPLRPGKPSPILTVPDTIVKPEYAWKPTAKEGSEPWVQTEETIAAVRVASKIAAGALAAAGAAVRPGIRTDELDRIAHEYMVDHGAYPSTLGYKSFPKSSCTSLNEVICHGIPDSTVVEDGDIVNIDVTAYIDGAHGDTCATFLAGEVSEQARQLVEVAREARDRGIRAVRPGRPLNVIGRVIEAYASRFGFTTVRDFTGHGIGTTFHNGLSVLHYDAPHVSTIIEPGMVFTVEPMINAGALDYEIWPDGWTVVTKDKKWSAQFEHTVLVTRDGVEVLTEWPPTS; this is translated from the coding sequence ATGACCACCGCTGCCCGCAAGCCTCTTCGACCTGGCAAACCGAGTCCGATCCTCACTGTGCCGGACACCATTGTCAAACCTGAGTACGCGTGGAAGCCCACTGCGAAAGAGGGCAGCGAGCCTTGGGTGCAGACCGAGGAGACCATCGCCGCGGTCCGGGTCGCGTCCAAGATCGCCGCAGGAGCGCTCGCGGCGGCGGGCGCGGCTGTTCGGCCGGGCATTCGCACCGACGAGCTCGACCGGATCGCGCACGAGTACATGGTGGACCACGGCGCGTACCCCTCGACCCTGGGCTACAAGTCGTTCCCGAAGTCGTCGTGCACGTCCCTCAACGAGGTGATCTGCCACGGCATTCCCGACTCGACCGTGGTCGAAGACGGCGACATCGTGAACATCGACGTCACTGCGTACATTGACGGGGCGCACGGGGACACCTGCGCGACATTCCTCGCTGGCGAGGTGAGCGAACAGGCCCGCCAACTGGTGGAAGTGGCGCGCGAAGCCAGGGATCGGGGCATCAGGGCGGTGCGGCCGGGCAGGCCCCTCAATGTGATCGGCCGTGTCATCGAGGCGTACGCGTCTCGGTTCGGCTTCACCACGGTTCGGGATTTCACTGGCCACGGCATCGGGACGACGTTCCACAACGGGCTGTCCGTTCTGCATTACGACGCGCCCCACGTCAGCACGATCATCGAGCCGGGCATGGTCTTCACCGTGGAGCCGATGATTAACGCGGGAGCGTTGGACTACGAGATCTGGCCGGACGGATGGACTGTGGTGACCAAAGACAAGAAGTGGTCGGCCCAGTTCGAGCACACGGTCCTCGTCACGCGCGACGGCGTCGAAGTCCTGACCGAATGGCCGCCGACCTCCTGA
- a CDS encoding penicillin-binding transpeptidase domain-containing protein — translation MLFALVVLLPAGTTACTPKPVGPNPAALTFLGLLGKHKTREAADRTDFPARAFRAMEQMWDGLQAQGLTARIGDAHINGDTAKVGYHYEWSLPKGRVWAYDGALRLGKFQGEWRVLWTNTNLHPKLGDTQTVALRSLTPPRASVIDSSGNQVLVPGMVTRLVFTPKDVRLPDTTVSVSKRLADALGDLVPGLTGQSLAEQATAANGSFGLIVLRADQVDGVRDRLGKITGVSFNEEYDLVPTDLHFAPNLVGQVKKQALAEVDGKTGWRVVTVNADGVEFDVLHEAPAQPSPAITLSLDRQLQDAAQRAVDSRGQQAMMVAIQPSSGRILAVAQNRAADEEGMLATQGQYPPGSTFKIITASAAMQQGVATPESYVGCPGRVDIGTRTVPNENEFSLGTVPMRTAFAHSCNTTFAKLASEMSPDALTQAAASLGLGEDYQIPDLTTVSGSVPQADDLTVRTEDGFGQGKVTVSPFGMAVVAATVAHGSPVTPVFRLDSRTQVSGDRPALGADIVAGLRPMMRQVVTAGTATHIADCGEVYGKTGEAEVDGGSHAWFVGYRGDVAFATLIVRGGSSESAVAVTKLFLQSIPDSNS, via the coding sequence ATGCTGTTCGCGTTGGTGGTGCTCCTCCCTGCGGGCACGACGGCCTGCACGCCGAAGCCTGTTGGCCCGAACCCTGCCGCGCTCACCTTCCTCGGCTTGCTCGGCAAGCACAAAACACGCGAGGCGGCAGATCGGACCGACTTCCCCGCCCGGGCGTTCCGCGCCATGGAGCAGATGTGGGACGGACTGCAAGCGCAGGGGCTCACCGCCAGGATCGGCGACGCGCACATCAACGGTGACACCGCCAAGGTCGGCTACCACTACGAGTGGAGTTTGCCCAAGGGCCGGGTCTGGGCCTACGACGGCGCGTTGCGCCTCGGCAAGTTCCAGGGCGAATGGCGGGTGCTCTGGACGAACACGAATTTGCACCCCAAACTCGGGGACACGCAAACCGTCGCGTTGCGCTCCCTCACGCCGCCGCGGGCTTCCGTGATCGACAGTTCGGGCAACCAAGTCTTGGTCCCCGGCATGGTGACGCGGTTGGTGTTCACCCCGAAAGACGTGCGGTTGCCGGACACGACCGTTTCGGTGTCCAAACGTCTCGCCGACGCGCTCGGCGACCTCGTTCCCGGTCTCACCGGCCAGTCGCTCGCCGAGCAGGCGACCGCCGCGAACGGCTCGTTCGGGTTGATCGTGCTGCGGGCCGACCAGGTCGACGGGGTCCGCGACCGTCTGGGCAAGATCACCGGGGTCAGTTTCAACGAGGAGTACGACCTCGTGCCGACCGATTTGCATTTTGCCCCCAACCTGGTCGGGCAGGTGAAGAAGCAGGCGCTCGCCGAGGTGGACGGCAAGACGGGTTGGCGCGTGGTCACGGTGAACGCGGACGGCGTGGAGTTCGACGTGCTCCACGAAGCCCCGGCGCAACCGTCCCCAGCGATCACGCTGAGCTTGGACCGCCAGCTCCAAGACGCTGCGCAGCGCGCCGTCGACAGCCGAGGGCAGCAGGCCATGATGGTGGCGATACAGCCGTCCAGCGGCCGTATCCTCGCTGTGGCGCAGAACCGCGCGGCGGACGAAGAGGGGATGCTCGCGACCCAAGGGCAGTACCCGCCCGGCTCCACGTTCAAGATCATCACCGCGAGCGCCGCGATGCAACAGGGCGTCGCGACCCCAGAGTCCTACGTCGGATGCCCGGGCCGAGTGGACATCGGCACCCGAACCGTGCCGAACGAGAACGAGTTCAGCCTCGGCACGGTGCCGATGCGCACGGCGTTCGCGCACTCGTGCAACACCACGTTCGCCAAGCTCGCGAGCGAGATGTCGCCGGACGCGCTCACACAGGCCGCCGCATCCCTCGGCCTCGGCGAGGATTACCAGATTCCCGACCTGACGACGGTCTCTGGTTCGGTGCCGCAAGCGGACGACCTCACCGTCCGGACCGAGGACGGCTTCGGCCAAGGCAAGGTGACGGTCAGCCCCTTCGGCATGGCCGTGGTCGCCGCGACGGTCGCGCATGGTTCGCCGGTGACTCCGGTTTTCCGGCTCGACTCGCGCACGCAAGTGTCCGGGGACCGGCCTGCGTTGGGCGCGGATATTGTCGCGGGGCTTCGGCCGATGATGCGCCAAGTCGTCACCGCTGGGACCGCGACGCATATCGCTGATTGCGGCGAAGTGTACGGGAAGACCGGCGAGGCCGAGGTGGACGGCGGATCGCACGCCTGGTTCGTCGGATATCGCGGCGACGTCGCCTTCGCGACGTTGATCGTCCGGGGCGGCAGTTCGGAATCGGCGGTCGCGGTGACAAAACTGTTCCTCCAGAGCATCCCCGACAGCAACTCCTAG
- the ispG gene encoding flavodoxin-dependent (E)-4-hydroxy-3-methylbut-2-enyl-diphosphate synthase, whose amino-acid sequence MTSVELGMPAPPAQVLAPRRQTRQLKLGPVGVGSDHPVSVQSMTTTKTHDVNATLQQIAELTAAGCDLVRVACPRQEDADALAAIAKKSQIPVIADIHFQPRYIFAAIDAGCAGVRVNPGNIKEFDGRVKEVAQAAAAANTPIRIGVNAGSLDPRLLAKYGKATPEALVESALWEAGLFAEHGFFDLKISVKHNDPVTMVRAYELLAEQCDYPLHLGVTEAGPAFQGTIKSAVAFGVLLGKGIGDTIRVSLSAPPVEEVKVGQQILQSLGLKERTLEIVSCPSCGRAQVDVYTLAEQVTAGLEGIEVPLRVAVMGCVVNGPGEAREADLGVASGNGRGQIFVKGEVIKTVPEHLIVETLIEEALRIAEESGLQSGVPEVTVS is encoded by the coding sequence ATGACTTCCGTCGAACTCGGGATGCCGGCCCCGCCCGCGCAGGTGCTCGCCCCGCGCAGGCAGACACGGCAGCTCAAGCTCGGCCCGGTCGGCGTCGGCAGCGACCACCCGGTTTCCGTGCAGTCGATGACCACGACCAAGACCCACGACGTGAACGCGACCTTGCAGCAGATCGCGGAACTCACCGCCGCCGGATGCGATTTGGTGCGCGTGGCCTGCCCTCGCCAAGAGGACGCCGACGCGCTGGCCGCCATCGCGAAGAAGAGCCAGATCCCCGTGATCGCGGACATCCATTTCCAGCCCCGGTACATCTTCGCGGCCATTGACGCCGGTTGCGCCGGAGTGCGGGTGAACCCTGGCAACATCAAAGAGTTCGACGGGCGCGTGAAAGAGGTGGCGCAGGCCGCCGCCGCGGCGAACACCCCGATCCGCATCGGGGTGAACGCGGGGTCGTTGGATCCGCGGCTGCTCGCCAAATACGGCAAAGCCACCCCGGAGGCGCTTGTGGAGTCGGCGTTGTGGGAAGCGGGGCTCTTCGCCGAACACGGGTTTTTCGACCTCAAGATCTCGGTCAAGCACAACGACCCCGTCACCATGGTCCGCGCCTACGAGCTTTTAGCGGAGCAGTGCGACTATCCGCTGCACCTCGGCGTCACCGAGGCCGGTCCTGCCTTCCAAGGAACGATCAAATCCGCTGTGGCTTTCGGCGTGCTGCTGGGCAAGGGCATCGGCGACACCATCCGCGTCTCGCTTTCCGCCCCCCCGGTGGAGGAGGTCAAGGTGGGCCAGCAGATTTTGCAGTCGCTCGGCCTGAAAGAACGCACGTTGGAGATCGTCTCCTGCCCGAGCTGCGGTCGCGCGCAAGTGGACGTGTACACCCTCGCCGAGCAGGTCACCGCAGGTCTTGAGGGGATCGAAGTGCCGTTGCGCGTCGCTGTGATGGGCTGCGTCGTCAACGGCCCCGGCGAAGCCCGCGAAGCGGATCTGGGCGTTGCCTCCGGCAATGGCAGAGGGCAGATTTTCGTCAAAGGCGAAGTCATCAAGACGGTGCCCGAGCATCTCATCGTCGAGACTTTGATCGAAGAGGCGTTGCGCATCGCCGAGGAGTCCGGCCTTCAGAGCGGCGTGCCCGAAGTCACTGTCAGCTGA
- a CDS encoding M50 family metallopeptidase, with amino-acid sequence MPALFIFGVALFALGILLSVAWHECGHMWAALAAGMKVRRYFVGFGPKIWSVKRGDTEYGLKAIPAGGFCDIAGMTTMDELAPDEEDRAMWKQKPWKRVFVLAAGPAMNFILGAALLYVVALGWGLPGMSHVAGVVVPRLGCVPPAQLAEEQFAPCAGEGPAQRAGMRAGDVITAVNGVPVSTSGAATKAIAASPGPVRFDVLRGGQKLSFEVTPQRVQWFDVDPATGAYKYDPATHKPLVRETGKVGVSVAPADSIITRYNPVTAVPATFEFTGVVLGKTWDGVLQIPSKAGALVRSLGGGERDPQTPMSVVGASRIGGELAEHADQGGWPTFVLLLASLNFVLGMVNLLPLVPFDGGHIAVIGYEKARDTLRRLRGRAAGGPVDYLKLAPATYAVLAIVGVYMVLVLAADVVNPIRLFQR; translated from the coding sequence GTGCCCGCGTTGTTCATCTTTGGAGTGGCGCTCTTCGCGCTGGGCATTCTGCTGTCCGTGGCGTGGCACGAGTGCGGGCACATGTGGGCCGCGCTGGCCGCGGGGATGAAGGTGCGCCGTTACTTCGTCGGCTTCGGCCCCAAGATCTGGTCGGTCAAGCGCGGCGACACGGAATACGGCCTCAAGGCCATTCCGGCAGGAGGTTTCTGCGACATCGCCGGTATGACGACGATGGACGAGCTCGCCCCGGACGAGGAAGACCGCGCGATGTGGAAGCAGAAGCCGTGGAAACGGGTCTTCGTCCTCGCCGCCGGTCCTGCGATGAACTTCATCCTGGGCGCCGCCCTGCTGTATGTGGTGGCGCTCGGGTGGGGACTGCCGGGCATGTCCCACGTCGCGGGCGTCGTCGTGCCCAGGCTGGGGTGCGTCCCCCCCGCGCAGCTCGCCGAGGAGCAGTTCGCCCCGTGCGCCGGCGAAGGCCCGGCGCAGCGCGCGGGCATGCGAGCGGGCGATGTCATCACCGCTGTGAACGGCGTGCCTGTCTCGACTTCGGGCGCGGCGACGAAGGCCATCGCGGCCTCGCCCGGCCCGGTGCGCTTCGATGTGCTCCGCGGCGGGCAGAAGCTTTCGTTCGAGGTGACCCCCCAACGGGTCCAGTGGTTCGACGTCGATCCCGCCACGGGCGCGTACAAGTACGACCCGGCCACCCACAAGCCGCTCGTGCGGGAGACGGGCAAGGTGGGCGTGAGCGTCGCGCCCGCCGACTCGATCATCACGCGCTACAACCCTGTGACCGCCGTCCCGGCGACGTTCGAGTTCACTGGCGTCGTGCTCGGAAAAACGTGGGACGGCGTCTTGCAGATCCCCTCCAAGGCCGGGGCGCTGGTGCGTTCGCTCGGCGGCGGGGAGCGCGATCCGCAGACGCCGATGAGCGTGGTCGGCGCGAGCCGCATCGGCGGGGAGCTCGCCGAGCACGCCGACCAAGGCGGGTGGCCGACCTTCGTGCTGTTGTTGGCCAGCTTGAACTTCGTGCTCGGCATGGTGAACCTGTTGCCGCTCGTGCCGTTCGACGGCGGGCACATCGCGGTGATCGGCTATGAGAAGGCCCGCGACACGCTGCGTCGGCTGCGGGGCAGAGCCGCGGGCGGGCCGGTCGATTACCTCAAGCTCGCCCCGGCGACGTACGCGGTGCTCGCGATCGTCGGCGTGTACATGGTGCTTGTTTTGGCCGCGGACGTGGTGAACCCGATCCGCCTGTTCCAGAGGTGA
- the dxr gene encoding 1-deoxy-D-xylulose-5-phosphate reductoisomerase, whose amino-acid sequence MTTRVLILGSTGSIGVQALDVISRNRDRFEVVGLAAGGARAELLAQQAAAFGVSRTAAGARGQDAVLDLIRESGADVVLNAMVGAVGLVPTVEALKTGAVVALANKESLIAGGPVVTELAKPGQLAPVDSEHCALAQCLRSGAGQEVASLVLTASGGPFRGYTRDRLDAVTPEQAGKHPTWSMGPMNTLNSATLVNKGLELLEAHYLFGVRCDQIEVTVHPQSVVHSMVTFIDGSTIAQASPPDMRLPIALALAWPERLAEVIRPVDFTKAHTWTFEPLDGLVFPAVRLAREAGKGGGSLPAVYNAANEEAAAAFLAGKIRFPQIAEVIEEALARGSQWAARPSTLEEALEADTWARAAAQDVLAKNISTQ is encoded by the coding sequence ATGACCACCCGTGTGCTTATTTTGGGCTCGACCGGCTCGATCGGCGTCCAGGCGCTCGATGTGATCTCCCGCAACCGGGACAGGTTCGAAGTGGTCGGCCTCGCCGCCGGGGGAGCGCGGGCGGAGCTGCTCGCGCAACAGGCCGCCGCGTTCGGGGTCTCGCGGACGGCGGCCGGAGCCCGAGGACAAGACGCCGTGCTGGACCTGATCCGAGAATCCGGAGCCGATGTGGTGCTCAACGCCATGGTCGGCGCAGTGGGCCTCGTCCCGACGGTCGAAGCCCTCAAGACAGGGGCTGTGGTGGCGCTCGCGAACAAAGAGTCGCTGATCGCGGGCGGCCCGGTGGTGACGGAGCTGGCGAAGCCCGGGCAGTTGGCCCCGGTGGACTCCGAGCATTGCGCCCTCGCCCAGTGTTTGCGCTCCGGGGCTGGGCAGGAAGTGGCGAGCCTCGTGCTCACCGCGTCGGGCGGCCCGTTCCGGGGCTACACCCGTGACCGGCTGGACGCGGTCACACCCGAACAGGCGGGCAAGCATCCCACCTGGTCTATGGGGCCGATGAACACGCTCAACTCCGCGACCTTGGTGAACAAGGGCTTGGAGCTCCTGGAGGCCCACTATCTCTTCGGCGTGCGGTGCGACCAGATCGAGGTGACTGTCCACCCGCAGTCCGTCGTGCATTCCATGGTGACGTTCATCGACGGCTCCACAATCGCCCAGGCGAGCCCGCCGGACATGCGGCTGCCCATCGCTTTGGCGCTCGCCTGGCCCGAGCGGCTTGCGGAAGTGATCCGGCCTGTGGATTTCACGAAAGCCCACACCTGGACGTTCGAGCCGTTGGACGGCCTGGTGTTCCCCGCCGTGCGGCTCGCGAGGGAGGCAGGCAAGGGCGGCGGATCGCTGCCCGCCGTCTACAACGCGGCGAACGAGGAGGCGGCAGCCGCGTTCCTCGCGGGAAAGATCCGGTTCCCGCAGATCGCGGAGGTCATCGAGGAGGCCCTTGCGCGAGGATCGCAATGGGCCGCGCGGCCGAGTACCCTGGAAGAGGCGCTCGAAGCGGACACATGGGCTCGGGCCGCCGCTCAAGACGTTCTCGCCAAAAATATTTCCACACAATAA